In one window of Arachis ipaensis cultivar K30076 chromosome B06, Araip1.1, whole genome shotgun sequence DNA:
- the LOC107645314 gene encoding gibberellin-regulated protein 1 encodes MALSKLLLASLLASLLIIQLVHADHQAYQQTQGSLQQIDCSGACAARCRLSSRPNLCRRACGTCCQRCNCVPPGTAGNQEVCPCYASLTTHGGRRKCP; translated from the exons ATGGCTCTCTCTAAGCTTCTACTTGCTTCccttcttgcttctcttctcatcATTCAACTTGTTCATGCCGATCACCAG GCATACCAACAAACGCAGGGTTCTCTTCAGCAGATAG ACTGTAGCGGAGCATGTGCTGCAAGGTGTCGGTTATCATCTCGTCCAAACCTCTGCCGCAGAGCCTGTGGAACTTGCTGCCAGCGTTGTAACTGCGTGCCGCCGGGCACCGCCGGCAACCAGGAAGTGTGTCCTTGCTATGCTAGCTTGACCACTCACGGTGGCAGGCGCAAGTGCCCTTAA
- the LOC107647888 gene encoding putative ER lumen protein-retaining receptor C28H8.4, with protein MKATKRPIHTASTWFRRQPPQMKAFLAVACGVMALMFLRMVVHNHDNLFVAAEAVHALGISLLIYKLTKENSCAGLSLKCQELTAMFLGVRLYCSFVMEYDIHTLLDLATLGTTLWVIYMMRITLNSTYMDDKDNFAIHYVIIPCAALSFLIHPATTHHIVNRILWAFCVYLEAVSVLPQLRVMQNTKIVEPFTAHYVFALGIARFLSCAHWVLQVIDTRGRLLTALGYGLWPSMVLLSEIIQTFILADFCYYYVKSLFGGQLVLRLPSGVV; from the exons ATGAAGGCGACAAAGAGACCGATCCACACCGCATCCACATGGTTTCGGCGGCAACCGCCACAAATGAAGGCTTTTCTGGCCGTGGCTTGCGGTGTCATGGCCTTAATGTTCCTCCGCATGGTGGTTCACAATCATGACAATCTCTTTGTGGCTGCCGAAGCCGTTCATGCATTAGGAATCTCCTTACTCATTTACAAGCTCACCAAAGAAAATTCTTGTGCCG GACTTTCTCTAAAATGTCAGGAACTAACAGCAATGTTTCTAGGAGTTAGACTGTATTGCAGTTTTGTGATGGAATATGATATCCATACATTACTGGATTTAGCAACATTAGGAACAACCCTTTGGGTTATTTATATGATGCGCATCACACTAAATTCCACTTACATGGATGATAAGGACAACTTTGCAATTCATTATGTAATAATACCCTGTGCTGCCCTTTCCTTCCTCATTCATCCTGCAACAACACATCACATTGTTAATAGGATTCTTTGGGCCTTTTGTGTTTATCTTGAAGCTGTTTCTGTTCTTCCTCAGTTAAGGGTCATGCAGAACACTAAg ATTGTTGAACCATTCACGGCACACTATGTATTTGCCCTTGGAATAGCAAGGTTCTTGAGTTGTGCACATTGGGTTCTACAGGTTATAGATACCAGAGGCCGTCTTCTAACAGCTCTAGGATATGGATTGTGGCCTTCTATGGTCCTCCTATCCGAAATTATTCAGACTTTCATCCTCGCTGATTTTTGCTACTATTATGTCAAGAG CCTTTTTGGTGGACAGCTTGTTCTTCGCCTTCCTTCAGGAGTCGTGTAA